A window of the Xiashengella succiniciproducens genome harbors these coding sequences:
- a CDS encoding peptidase U32 family protein: protein MTRKDFEIMAPAGSFESLMAAIQGGADSVYFGAGRLNMRSRSSVNFSPEDLKTIASICRDKGLNSYLTLNIALFDNELDEMRHMVDVAVESNISAIIASDIAAIEYARRQGMEVHISTQCNISNIEAVKFYSHFADVVVLARELNMDQVKAIYEAIIKDDVRGPSGELVRIEMFAHGALCMAVSGKCYLSLHQFNSSANRGACLQSCRRGYIVTEKESGYELEIDNQYIMSPKDLKTVHFLNRMIDAGVRVFKIEGRARGPEYVKTVCRAYDEAIKAILEGSYNEEKIKTWDENLSTVFNRGFWDGYYLGQKLGEWSPNYGSLATKKKVYVGKVTNYFPKLGVGEFLLEAQNLCKDDEILIIGPTTGVVEMNVEELRYDLQPVSEVVKGQVFSMPVADKVRRNDKLYKLVDGTKLKQ from the coding sequence ATGACAAGGAAGGATTTTGAAATAATGGCACCTGCAGGCTCTTTCGAGTCGCTGATGGCTGCCATTCAGGGAGGGGCTGATTCAGTATATTTTGGAGCAGGACGGCTGAATATGCGGTCCCGGTCCTCGGTTAATTTTTCACCTGAAGACCTGAAGACTATTGCTTCAATATGTCGTGACAAGGGACTTAACAGTTATCTGACGCTTAATATTGCCCTTTTCGACAATGAGCTTGACGAGATGCGTCATATGGTTGATGTGGCTGTGGAAAGCAATATTTCTGCGATTATTGCGAGTGATATAGCAGCAATTGAATATGCCCGTCGTCAGGGGATGGAGGTACACATCTCAACTCAGTGCAATATTTCAAATATTGAGGCGGTCAAGTTTTACAGCCATTTTGCCGATGTTGTGGTTCTGGCCCGTGAACTTAACATGGACCAGGTTAAGGCCATTTATGAGGCAATCATTAAGGATGATGTAAGAGGACCGTCAGGTGAACTGGTACGCATTGAGATGTTTGCCCATGGTGCACTATGTATGGCTGTATCGGGCAAATGCTATCTGAGTCTGCACCAGTTTAACTCCTCGGCCAACAGGGGGGCCTGTTTGCAATCATGTCGCCGGGGTTACATAGTCACAGAGAAGGAATCTGGCTATGAACTTGAAATAGACAATCAGTATATAATGTCACCCAAGGATCTTAAGACCGTTCACTTCCTCAACAGAATGATAGATGCTGGGGTTCGAGTATTTAAAATAGAGGGTAGAGCCAGGGGACCCGAATATGTCAAGACGGTATGCCGTGCCTATGATGAAGCTATCAAGGCCATACTTGAGGGCAGCTATAACGAGGAAAAGATAAAGACCTGGGACGAGAATCTCAGCACGGTCTTCAACAGGGGTTTCTGGGATGGCTACTATCTGGGTCAGAAACTTGGGGAATGGAGTCCAAACTACGGTTCGCTTGCCACCAAGAAGAAAGTCTATGTTGGTAAGGTTACCAACTACTTTCCAAAGCTTGGCGTAGGCGAATTTCTGCTTGAAGCACAAAACTTGTGTAAAGATGACGAGATCTTGATAATAGGTCCAACTACCGGTGTTGTTGAGATGAATGTTGAAGAACTCCGTTATGACCTGCAACCTGTAAGCGAAGTTGTAAAAGGTCAGGTCTTTTCAATGCCGGTTGCAGATAAAGTGAGACGTAATGACAAGCTGTACAAGCTTGTAGATGGTACAAAACTAAAGCAGTAG
- a CDS encoding Gfo/Idh/MocA family protein codes for MQKKLRFGVLGVSNHFVKRIILPVSKLENCEIYAIASRDIKKAQEAASEFSIPVAVGSYEELIAHPEVDAIYNPLPNHLHAEWTIKALEAGKPVLCEKPIAMDAAEAEKMAMVSEKTGVPLMEAFMYRFHPIWRHAKDMIKYNQLGAVTHIHAIFSYNNPDPANIRNVAEYGGGGLLDIGCYTNSVPRFLTGMEPRRVVSLMEFDSNNGTDINASGVVDYGSFQATFNVSTRSEPFQRVQVLCTGGSIVIYIPFNIYYDVPAVMTISTGQGTRDISFPLADSYGIMFSEFTDAVINKKPMPIPVSDAIANMKLLDALARSAKSNGWEDVK; via the coding sequence ATGCAAAAGAAATTGAGATTCGGAGTTCTGGGAGTATCCAACCACTTTGTTAAGAGGATAATCCTTCCGGTGAGTAAGCTGGAAAACTGCGAGATATATGCCATAGCATCCCGCGACATAAAAAAGGCTCAGGAAGCAGCGTCAGAGTTTTCAATCCCAGTAGCAGTAGGCTCCTATGAAGAGCTGATTGCACACCCTGAGGTTGATGCAATTTATAATCCGCTACCCAACCATCTGCATGCTGAGTGGACTATAAAGGCTCTGGAGGCCGGAAAACCGGTGCTTTGCGAAAAGCCTATTGCAATGGATGCTGCAGAGGCTGAGAAGATGGCCATGGTTTCTGAAAAAACCGGAGTACCGCTGATGGAGGCCTTTATGTACAGATTCCATCCTATCTGGAGGCACGCCAAGGACATGATTAAGTACAACCAATTAGGTGCTGTTACCCACATCCACGCTATCTTCTCATACAACAACCCTGACCCGGCCAACATCAGGAATGTTGCCGAATATGGTGGTGGTGGTCTACTTGATATCGGATGTTATACAAACTCAGTGCCCAGGTTCCTCACAGGAATGGAGCCCAGACGTGTTGTGTCACTAATGGAATTTGACAGCAACAATGGTACTGATATAAATGCTTCAGGTGTAGTGGATTACGGCAGCTTCCAGGCAACCTTCAACGTATCAACACGTTCAGAACCCTTCCAACGCGTTCAGGTTCTCTGCACTGGAGGTTCAATCGTAATCTATATTCCTTTCAACATCTATTATGATGTACCTGCAGTTATGACCATTAGCACAGGTCAGGGCACACGTGATATCAGCTTCCCGCTGGCCGACTCATATGGCATTATGTTCTCTGAATTCACAGACGCAGTGATAAACAAGAAGCCAATGCCTATACCAGTGAGCGATGCAATAGCCAATATGAAGTTACTTGATGCCTTAGCCAGATCAGCTAAAAGCAATGGCTGGGAAGATGTAAAGTAA
- a CDS encoding DUF3352 domain-containing protein — MPGKQLTIAGIVLLCAVIVASVLYLHKNQQLENTAPILAVPQGTAIMVKVNKPEELKKALATETEFKTELNRFETFKSLTTLISDLDSSTFFSTSPVSDILKRPFIISFYTDSTITREWLFSSALKSRSEITELKRAFEHLGKSAIIKAASGLTVQVSKDGGWPLDARMALYNGYVLVSPSAELIEQAISAINKKQSLAHLPDFSRLLVEKPSGSMATVVVNYSRLDDYVKDLFKTPLLSRFANSSELDLDVRKDAIYLNGFTYDKSGSFASIFKGIEAQKPELINILPSETRFMAGYSMVANSHFRDNLNTFIAETERHAKIKELNEKFTARHKSPFDEMFFSVVDGEGAFAYLSGSSANSYLPVLVFKTTGEARTLEMMEELMRNNGQSTEPVEWIRLDDDTRFPMYNTPETAIFKAYWSTLFPEVPARYFAFYRNYIIFGDQQEAISQVLYSNILNKTLSTHPYYSTFAENFSYRENFFIFCEIAHILNLSGDNINRKQLNPTNEQRNALNNFYAVGLQFSSASNLVYTSVYANYTPHRDKEPRTIWQSRLDSTIVSKPALVDNHNTGEKEILVQDKKNNLYLINSMGRILWKRTLDGPVLSDFYQIDYYKNNKIQYLFNTADKIYILDRNGNHVARFPVSLPAKATNGLNVFDYDNDKEYRIFIALEDKRVYLYDKTGNINPGWSQPRYEGTVTQTLQHFSAQGKDYIVFSDEYRNYILDRRGDERTRPSQNFTRNGNSPFFMRGRTGDKPSLVTTTQGGELAVIELPSGNTSLKPLLSATTPHHFVLINENSPSPEYIITTEKSLILYDKNLKEAMRVDFENEIFPMADIYRFSNTDVKFGVVEKTGGRIHLINRDGSHYRGFPLKAVSRFSIGFLKSSAYRFNLITGGDFNYLYNYRVE; from the coding sequence ATGCCGGGAAAACAGTTGACAATTGCAGGTATCGTGTTGCTTTGTGCGGTGATTGTGGCTTCCGTGCTTTATCTGCATAAGAATCAGCAGCTTGAAAACACAGCCCCAATTCTTGCAGTACCTCAGGGTACTGCAATCATGGTTAAGGTTAACAAACCCGAGGAACTAAAAAAAGCTCTTGCGACAGAGACCGAATTCAAGACGGAACTCAACCGTTTTGAGACCTTCAAGTCACTTACAACCCTAATCTCAGATCTTGACTCATCGACTTTCTTCAGCACCTCACCGGTCAGTGATATACTAAAAAGACCCTTTATTATTTCCTTTTACACCGACTCAACAATTACCAGGGAATGGCTTTTCAGTTCGGCTCTCAAAAGCAGGTCTGAAATAACCGAGTTAAAAAGAGCCTTTGAGCACCTGGGAAAGTCAGCTATTATCAAGGCAGCAAGCGGCCTCACCGTTCAGGTCAGCAAGGATGGAGGCTGGCCCCTGGATGCCCGCATGGCTCTTTACAACGGCTATGTATTGGTATCTCCATCTGCCGAGTTAATCGAGCAGGCAATCAGTGCAATTAATAAGAAACAGTCACTCGCCCACCTGCCTGATTTTAGTCGCTTGCTTGTAGAAAAACCATCGGGTAGCATGGCTACTGTGGTTGTCAACTATTCAAGGCTTGACGACTATGTGAAGGATCTGTTTAAGACACCACTCCTTTCGCGCTTTGCCAACAGCTCTGAGCTGGACCTGGACGTACGCAAGGATGCTATCTATCTCAACGGTTTTACCTATGACAAGTCAGGCAGCTTCGCCTCAATCTTTAAAGGGATTGAAGCCCAGAAGCCAGAACTGATAAATATCCTTCCATCTGAAACACGCTTTATGGCCGGCTATTCAATGGTGGCAAACAGCCATTTCAGAGACAATCTCAATACCTTTATTGCCGAGACTGAGAGACATGCAAAGATTAAGGAACTGAATGAAAAATTTACAGCCCGACACAAGAGTCCTTTCGACGAGATGTTCTTCTCTGTTGTAGACGGGGAGGGTGCTTTTGCCTATCTCTCAGGTAGCAGTGCCAACTCCTATCTTCCTGTTCTTGTATTCAAGACTACTGGAGAGGCAAGAACTCTTGAGATGATGGAAGAGCTGATGAGAAATAACGGACAGAGTACCGAACCGGTTGAATGGATACGTCTCGATGATGATACCCGCTTCCCCATGTACAACACTCCTGAAACAGCAATTTTTAAAGCATACTGGAGCACTCTGTTTCCCGAAGTTCCTGCCAGGTATTTCGCTTTCTACAGGAATTACATAATCTTCGGTGATCAGCAGGAGGCAATAAGTCAGGTTCTTTATTCCAACATTCTTAATAAGACCCTCTCAACTCATCCCTATTATTCAACTTTTGCTGAAAACTTCTCATACAGGGAAAACTTCTTTATCTTCTGTGAGATAGCTCATATCCTGAACCTGTCAGGAGATAATATAAATCGTAAGCAGCTTAATCCGACCAACGAACAGAGGAATGCACTTAACAATTTCTATGCTGTCGGTCTGCAGTTTTCCTCAGCATCCAATTTGGTCTATACTTCGGTATATGCCAACTATACACCCCACAGGGACAAGGAGCCACGTACTATCTGGCAAAGCAGGCTGGATTCAACAATAGTGTCCAAGCCGGCTCTTGTCGACAATCATAATACAGGTGAGAAGGAGATTCTGGTCCAGGACAAGAAAAACAACCTCTACCTCATCAACAGCATGGGACGGATATTATGGAAGCGGACTCTTGACGGTCCCGTTCTCAGCGATTTCTACCAGATTGACTATTACAAGAATAACAAGATACAGTACCTTTTCAATACTGCTGATAAAATATACATCCTCGACCGCAACGGCAACCATGTAGCACGTTTCCCAGTCTCTTTGCCGGCAAAGGCCACCAACGGACTGAATGTTTTCGACTACGACAACGATAAGGAATACCGCATCTTTATTGCCTTAGAAGACAAAAGGGTCTACCTCTATGACAAAACCGGCAATATAAATCCGGGCTGGTCACAACCCAGATATGAGGGTACAGTAACCCAGACCCTGCAGCACTTTAGTGCTCAGGGCAAAGACTATATTGTCTTTAGCGACGAATATCGTAATTACATACTCGACCGCAGGGGAGATGAGAGGACCAGACCCTCACAGAATTTTACCCGTAACGGTAACTCTCCCTTCTTTATGAGAGGACGCACAGGTGACAAACCAAGCCTGGTTACAACAACTCAAGGAGGGGAACTGGCGGTTATCGAACTGCCTTCCGGCAATACTTCCCTGAAGCCGTTACTGTCAGCAACTACACCCCATCACTTTGTCCTTATTAATGAGAACTCTCCCAGCCCAGAATACATCATCACTACTGAAAAGTCCCTTATACTGTATGATAAAAACCTGAAAGAGGCTATGCGTGTGGACTTTGAAAATGAAATCTTCCCAATGGCAGATATCTACAGATTCTCAAATACTGATGTTAAATTCGGTGTTGTTGAAAAGACAGGAGGCAGAATTCACCTGATCAACAGGGATGGAAGCCACTACCGTGGCTTCCCGCTCAAGGCTGTAAGCCGCTTCTCTATCGGCTTCCTTAAGTCCTCTGCCTATAGGTTTAACCTGATTACAGGAGGAGATTTCAACTATTTGTACAATTACCGTGTTGAATAG
- a CDS encoding two-component regulator propeller domain-containing protein — protein MRKYSAKLFAATICALLGYLNIAESAFAASSGWNTHYSYNQVTSIAETPDRIAGATRLGLLIVEKADNSIRSLTKINGLSDYFISALAYNPYDNSLLVGYENGNIDILRNGKTDNINTLKIKQLDSDKKIIDFLPLGDIVLVATGFGILELDPEKLEIRSTYYIGNDAADLKVNRLAVDSEYIYAATAAGLKRVAVDSPTRHLYESWEHISATSNEYCDLCKFAGGIVAARGNRGASNILEFILPDGTTQNIATIAGFYRLWCNDEKLLVTANAGIRIYNTSLTQLETYGNPIIAGIQQSAAYRDALISGDGILWAAHNTLAILCNKELNTWNSYLPEGPASNMTHHVRFAGDKLWVVPGSTTSAWNNAQRAPVISVLGNKGWSILNTASSPLLTGATDLLHITANPKNPDNVFISSWGSGVFEVDASGDAPQVVRHHFTSDNGFQNIFANATRYVRVASTAFDKNNVLWMPNSQVPNGLVAYFQTDDSYKRYSYGAIAYVFTLTHFMQASNGDMWSAVVRQGAQSESGIPVSTVGLFIWNDNGTPKDDRDDYYRSVVPVAYDRDSRNKGHIELWDEEGVVISNKITAIAEDQNGFIWIGTDNGVVVQYRPQSIFTTEKPVFSKIKIARNDGTQTADYLLDGKVITAITVDPANRKWIGTEGSGVYLVSADGSRQIEAFNTTNSPLPSDYINAITIDENTGEVYFATGEGLISFTGNATKGSPTYSNIYAYPNPVRPEYRGRITITGLVAGSTVKISDAAGRIVYETTSVGGQAYWDGRNLWGDEVKSGIYLIFVANEDGSMSGVTKIAVVR, from the coding sequence ATGAGGAAGTACTCAGCAAAGCTATTTGCCGCAACGATTTGCGCATTGTTGGGCTATCTCAACATAGCGGAAAGTGCATTTGCTGCCTCAAGTGGCTGGAATACTCATTATTCATACAACCAGGTAACCAGTATTGCTGAAACTCCCGACAGAATAGCCGGAGCAACCAGACTTGGCCTGCTTATAGTCGAAAAAGCAGATAACTCAATACGCAGCCTAACTAAGATTAACGGTCTGTCAGACTACTTCATCAGCGCACTGGCTTACAATCCATACGATAATTCCTTACTGGTCGGATATGAAAACGGTAATATCGACATCCTGAGAAATGGCAAGACTGACAATATCAACACACTGAAGATCAAACAACTGGATTCGGATAAGAAAATAATAGACTTTCTGCCTCTGGGTGATATAGTGCTGGTGGCTACTGGATTTGGAATTCTGGAACTGGATCCGGAAAAACTTGAGATACGTTCGACTTACTATATAGGTAATGATGCAGCTGACCTAAAGGTCAACCGCCTTGCAGTCGACAGCGAATATATTTACGCAGCTACTGCTGCAGGATTAAAGAGAGTTGCTGTTGATTCACCTACCCGCCACCTCTATGAATCCTGGGAACATATCTCAGCAACTTCAAATGAATACTGCGACCTATGCAAATTTGCCGGAGGAATAGTTGCAGCCAGGGGCAACAGAGGTGCCTCCAATATACTCGAGTTTATACTGCCGGATGGTACAACCCAGAACATCGCAACAATAGCAGGCTTTTACAGGCTGTGGTGTAATGACGAAAAACTACTGGTGACCGCAAATGCAGGTATAAGAATTTACAATACATCGCTGACGCAACTTGAAACATATGGCAATCCCATCATAGCCGGGATTCAGCAGTCTGCAGCTTACAGAGATGCCCTGATATCTGGAGACGGAATACTCTGGGCTGCCCACAATACTCTTGCAATACTGTGTAACAAGGAACTGAATACCTGGAACAGCTATTTGCCTGAAGGACCTGCAAGCAATATGACCCACCATGTCAGGTTTGCCGGTGACAAACTTTGGGTAGTACCGGGCTCAACAACAAGCGCATGGAATAATGCTCAACGAGCACCTGTTATTTCAGTTCTAGGAAATAAGGGCTGGAGCATCCTTAACACGGCAAGCTCACCTTTGCTTACCGGAGCAACTGACCTTCTGCATATTACTGCCAACCCAAAAAATCCGGATAATGTCTTTATTTCCTCCTGGGGCAGCGGAGTCTTTGAGGTTGATGCCTCAGGTGATGCTCCTCAGGTCGTAAGGCATCATTTCACCTCTGACAATGGATTCCAGAATATTTTCGCCAATGCCACAAGATACGTCAGGGTCGCATCAACTGCTTTTGACAAAAACAATGTGCTGTGGATGCCCAACTCACAGGTACCAAACGGCCTGGTGGCATACTTCCAGACTGACGACAGCTATAAGCGCTATTCATACGGTGCCATAGCCTATGTCTTTACACTAACCCACTTTATGCAGGCTTCAAATGGGGATATGTGGTCGGCCGTCGTCAGACAGGGAGCTCAGAGCGAATCAGGAATTCCGGTTTCAACTGTAGGCCTGTTTATATGGAATGATAACGGTACTCCCAAAGATGACCGTGACGATTATTACCGCAGTGTAGTCCCTGTAGCTTATGACAGAGATTCACGCAATAAGGGACATATAGAACTTTGGGATGAGGAGGGCGTGGTGATATCCAACAAGATTACTGCAATTGCCGAAGATCAAAACGGTTTTATCTGGATAGGCACGGACAATGGAGTGGTCGTGCAATACAGGCCGCAAAGCATCTTTACTACAGAAAAGCCAGTCTTTTCCAAGATCAAGATAGCCCGCAATGATGGAACCCAAACTGCAGACTATCTGCTTGATGGCAAGGTAATAACAGCAATTACAGTGGATCCGGCCAACAGAAAATGGATTGGCACTGAAGGCTCAGGGGTCTATCTGGTTTCAGCTGACGGCTCCAGGCAGATCGAAGCTTTCAATACGACCAATTCCCCTCTGCCATCCGATTATATCAATGCAATTACTATAGACGAAAATACTGGAGAGGTTTACTTTGCTACAGGTGAGGGTCTTATTTCCTTCACCGGCAATGCCACAAAGGGAAGCCCCACCTATTCCAACATATATGCATATCCTAATCCAGTAAGGCCTGAATACAGAGGTAGGATTACAATTACCGGACTCGTTGCAGGAAGTACTGTCAAGATCAGCGATGCAGCCGGACGAATTGTTTATGAAACAACCTCAGTCGGAGGACAGGCATATTGGGATGGACGCAACCTGTGGGGCGACGAAGTCAAATCAGGTATATATCTCATCTTTGTAGCCAACGAGGACGGCTCTATGTCAGGTGTGACCAAAATAGCAGTTGTTAGATAA
- a CDS encoding non-canonical purine NTP diphosphatase, which yields MKILFATNNTHKVNELRQILPSRFELVTPADLNCYDDVEETGSTLEENALIKARYLYSRFGISCFADDTGLEIDALNGAPGVYSARYAGENKDSRENVARVLCELNGENNRKARFRTVIALILDGKEYLFEGTVNGTISVEAKGNSGFGYDPIFVPEGYQLSFAEMDAEMKNSISHRKRATDELVRFLDKV from the coding sequence ATGAAGATACTGTTCGCAACCAACAATACACACAAAGTCAATGAACTAAGGCAGATTCTGCCATCCCGATTCGAGCTTGTCACGCCGGCCGACCTCAACTGTTACGACGACGTGGAAGAGACGGGCAGTACCCTTGAGGAAAATGCGCTGATAAAAGCCCGCTATCTGTATTCACGCTTTGGGATTAGTTGTTTTGCTGATGACACAGGTCTTGAAATCGACGCTCTGAATGGTGCACCGGGAGTTTATTCAGCCCGTTATGCAGGTGAAAACAAGGATAGCCGGGAAAATGTGGCTCGTGTGCTGTGCGAACTAAATGGTGAGAATAACCGCAAAGCCAGGTTCCGCACTGTGATTGCTCTTATTCTAGATGGGAAGGAGTACCTGTTTGAAGGTACTGTCAATGGCACGATCTCTGTTGAAGCAAAAGGTAATAGCGGCTTCGGATACGACCCAATCTTTGTGCCGGAGGGTTACCAACTGAGCTTTGCCGAAATGGATGCGGAAATGAAAAACAGTATCAGCCATCGAAAACGGGCCACAGACGAGTTAGTAAGATTCCTCGACAAGGTATAA
- a CDS encoding universal stress protein has protein sequence MDSLKNSIIVAYDFTEVAMNAVAHAVYLAKNFNTGIALLHIVKKASEIKEMEQQLEVEIQKINELHNVRPSGIVRTGTIFKTINQVAHDVDATMIVMGTHGIKGMQKITGSWALKVIVGSKVPFLVVQDPPKSKNEPLKFVFPVDFKTENKEKLKYVQLMAKYFPAKILLFSATSKEGVLDPRTKANLVFCKTFMEEKRIDYELVLSKNSAPFSQETIEFAKERDADIIFIMTTRDIAFHDYVLGAQEQYIIANSARIPVMVINPRTDLMKYGYGYL, from the coding sequence ATGGACTCCCTAAAAAATAGCATCATAGTTGCATACGATTTCACAGAGGTCGCAATGAATGCTGTTGCCCACGCTGTTTACCTGGCTAAGAACTTCAATACCGGCATAGCCCTATTGCACATAGTCAAGAAAGCCTCCGAAATAAAGGAGATGGAGCAGCAACTTGAAGTTGAGATCCAAAAGATCAATGAGTTGCACAATGTGAGACCGTCCGGTATTGTTAGAACCGGTACTATCTTTAAGACAATCAATCAGGTTGCCCATGACGTTGATGCAACTATGATAGTAATGGGAACTCACGGGATTAAGGGAATGCAAAAAATTACCGGCAGTTGGGCCTTGAAGGTTATTGTCGGTTCAAAGGTTCCCTTCCTCGTCGTTCAGGACCCGCCAAAATCCAAAAATGAACCTCTTAAGTTTGTCTTCCCGGTCGATTTTAAGACTGAAAACAAGGAGAAGTTGAAATATGTTCAGCTGATGGCCAAGTATTTCCCAGCCAAGATTCTGCTGTTCTCAGCTACATCCAAGGAAGGTGTGCTTGACCCAAGAACCAAAGCAAATCTGGTGTTCTGCAAAACGTTCATGGAAGAAAAGAGAATTGACTATGAACTGGTCCTCTCTAAAAATTCCGCACCCTTCAGTCAGGAGACCATCGAGTTTGCCAAAGAAAGAGATGCTGATATAATCTTTATCATGACAACCAGGGATATCGCATTCCACGATTATGTACTTGGTGCACAAGAACAATACATTATTGCAAATAGCGCACGTATTCCCGTAATGGTAATTAATCCACGTACCGACCTTATGAAGTACGGTTACGGTTATTTATAG
- a CDS encoding adenylate/guanylate cyclase domain-containing protein has product MTGVLNTYLTASVVATWIHGSIRFPGIGAVIIAVLVLLIVAVYVRYLFYRKVEELVNLRVERALRVKEKASKIMSGMDPVPVENENGERKVKSIKYKSVTVLFADIQGFTKIVEHLNPEILIDELDQFFFKFDSIVESYGIEKIKTIGDAYMAAGGIPEMSRVHPIKMILVAMEIHRYMFELRAAKEDKHQDYWELRIGIHTGPVIAGRVGRNKTSLDIWGDTVNIASRMESSGVPGEINITGATYLLVKDFFICEYRGKMPIKYNLN; this is encoded by the coding sequence TTGACCGGAGTATTGAATACATACCTGACTGCTTCCGTAGTTGCTACCTGGATACATGGAAGTATCCGATTTCCGGGTATAGGTGCAGTGATTATAGCAGTATTGGTACTGTTGATTGTGGCAGTTTATGTTAGGTATCTTTTTTACAGGAAGGTTGAAGAATTGGTAAACCTTAGGGTAGAGAGAGCGCTAAGAGTAAAGGAAAAGGCAAGTAAGATAATGTCGGGAATGGACCCGGTGCCTGTTGAGAATGAAAATGGGGAGAGAAAGGTCAAATCGATAAAATACAAAAGTGTAACAGTATTATTTGCGGATATTCAAGGATTCACAAAGATTGTGGAGCACCTGAATCCGGAGATTCTTATTGATGAACTAGACCAGTTTTTCTTCAAGTTTGACTCTATAGTAGAAAGCTACGGTATAGAGAAGATAAAGACCATCGGTGATGCTTATATGGCAGCAGGAGGTATCCCTGAAATGAGTAGGGTACACCCTATTAAGATGATACTTGTGGCAATGGAGATACACAGGTATATGTTTGAGCTGAGGGCTGCCAAGGAAGACAAGCATCAGGACTACTGGGAGCTCAGGATTGGTATTCATACCGGTCCCGTGATTGCAGGAAGGGTTGGACGAAACAAAACCTCCCTTGATATTTGGGGTGATACTGTCAATATTGCTTCAAGAATGGAATCTTCAGGGGTTCCGGGTGAGATTAATATTACAGGTGCGACATATCTCCTTGTTAAAGACTTTTTTATTTGTGAATACAGGGGTAAGATGCCAATTAAGTATAACCTAAATTGA